A window of the Cicer arietinum cultivar CDC Frontier isolate Library 1 chromosome 6, Cicar.CDCFrontier_v2.0, whole genome shotgun sequence genome harbors these coding sequences:
- the LOC140920774 gene encoding uncharacterized protein, with protein MKFIKDYNIILHYHPWIENVVVDALRRKWVHLSFVTVNGLELLEKFRDLDLNLDSSLRKVHYEMIIIDSKLMNELKVLQVIDVLTLEKRKLIEVGKAPEFKVGPNDIVRCNGRVCIHNNTELRRTILDETHKSKLSIHHGTTKMYKDLK; from the coding sequence ATGAAGTTTATTAAAGATTATAACATCATCTTGCATTACCATCCATGGATAGAAAATGTGGTGGTTGATGCCCTACGTAGGAAGTGGGTTCATCTCTCGTTCGTAACAGTGAATGGGTTGGAGTTGTTAGAGAAGTTTCGTGACTTGGATCTTAATTTGGATTCTTCATTGAGGAAAGTGCACTATGAAATGATTATTATAGATAGTAAATTGATGAATGAACTTAAAGTTCTCCAAGTGATAGACGTGTTAACTTTAGAGAAAAGAAAATTGATCGAGGTCGGCAAGGCACCTGAATTCAAGGTGGGCCCAAACGATATTGTGAGATGTAATGGACGTGTTTGTATACACAACAATACAGAATTGAGGAGGACTATCTTGGATGAGACCCATAAAAGCAAGCTGAGTATTCACCATGGTACCACCAAAATGTATAAAGACCTTAAGTAG